From the Plectropomus leopardus isolate mb chromosome 20, YSFRI_Pleo_2.0, whole genome shotgun sequence genome, the window CTCGCAAGAGGGCCAAGAACAAGCAGCTGGGACACGAGGAGGGTAAAGATGATGACAGCGGCTCGGAAAATaatcatgcatttaaaaaaaaaattatacacacttcaggatatttttctgtgtgtgcgtgtgcagacTACGCCTTCGGGAAGGACTGCATAATGCACGGCTACATGCTGAAGCTCGGGAACCCGTTCCTGACCCAGTGGCAGCGCCGATACTTCTACCTGTTCCCAAACCGCGTGGAGTGGAGGGGGGAGGGCGAGTCACGGGTCAGTCCGCCTCACGGCGTGCACCTTTAAAGCAACGACAGGGAGCTCATCAAACACTTTAATGTctccatatatttatttaaccttaaataataaatcaaagaaaGTATGAGTTAGATTAGATTAGAGGGACAATAACGCCTATCTAATCTGATCTAGCTCATATTTCATCGACTTTATTGTCCTTGTGGGAATTTTGCCTCTGACTTCAGCGtctgcaatatttaaaaaaacaataaaaaccacAATACACACGcggtaaaatacaacaattaaagaaaaaaacacatttatctaTCAGCTGAAGGCATGTCACGGCAACACGACAGGGACAAAGCACATCCAGCAttagaataaaagcaaaaatgttgttatatTAGATTAAGATTATGTTTACACtcgaaaataatgaatatttgggtccaaaaaaaacctgtcGTAGCACAGCGTGTTTTTCAGTTATTCATATACTGCTGTTATTGTGGacttttcaaatatatttaaaataatagcTACTTTTGTACTTGTCAAACCTCTTTTGACCTAaatcaaattgaaaaaagactaaaaatccCACACGACAACAGTCTGTTTTCATCCATATTCATCTACTTTTCACATTAATTTCCCAGAGAAACATAAAGGCTGAACTGATTATTTTATAACGCAGACATGagcataataacaaaaaaataaagagataacATCTAATGTAAGAAATTAAGATTTATCCTTGTTAGACATAATTTACTCAGGTATTTTTGAggtctttaaatatttatttgttgttaacttttgcaaaaaattaacttttaaaaaatcatcgcTACTGTAACACTGTGTGTAGTTTGTCCTTTTCATGTTGCCGTAGACAGCAGACGTTATTGCACACGTGCTGCCAGATAAAAATACGGTAAGCTCACCAATAATTTCGGGATGCTGCGGCGACTGGTGAGTGTGGTCAAAACACGTTTTTGTCCGCTCACAGTTACTGATAGTGATGCGCCTCCATATGATTGGCtcacagtattaaaaataagtcttaataatctttctttttcactcACTTCCAAAAAAAAGGTGCAGATTAAGAGTTTTACGACACGAGAAACTCTTCTGCTTTTACTCAACTCAAAGTGAAAGCTCCTTGTAGTTGCTTTAATCAGTGTGCATGTTCACGTGtcttttgcgtgtgtgtgtgtgcgtgcatgcgtgtgtgcgtgtgcgtgtgtgtgtgtgcgtgcgtgtgtgtgtgcgtgcatgcatgcgtgtgtgtgtgtgtgtgtgcgtgcatgcgtgtgtgtgtgcgtgtgtgtgtgcgtgtgtatgtgcgtgcgtgcgtatgCTGAAGAGCGTGCTCTGCTGCCGTCTGTCAGTGTTTGAacgttgtctgtctgtctgtctgtctgtcctgacGCCACTGAAGGAGTCGTggctaaaacattttaaaaagcagaaagaagGGGTGAGTGTTTACACAAAGGTCCATGTCCCCGCTGTGTCCTCAGTGTGTCCTCAGTGTCCCCGCTGTCTCTGTGCAGAAGATGTATAGAGCTGTAGTCCTCCCTGCTTCAGACTCGGTAGTGATCTTCAGTCTTCGTGTcctcagactgctgctgctgttagatGAACATCAGGAGATTTTCAGAGCAGCTCTTTGTGTGAGGAAACTGtgaatttcttaaattaaattaaatcaaaaaaattaaaaaatataataaatttttttaaaaaatcctggaTTTTCAGGCAACTCTTTGTGTCAGTAAAACttcttaaaaactaaaattaacatcataataaaaaatagagatTTTCAGAGCTACTCTGTATGGAAAACTGTGAAATtcttaagataaaaaaaaacatttcaaaaaatgtttttagattttcagaGCAACTCTTTGTATGAGCAaactgaaattagaaaaaagataATGGACTTTTCTTCTGATAAGACAGTGATAAAATGATGcgttagttattattattattattactattgtctaatattttgtaatttttgtaatattttacatatatatttttggcacCCTAAACGCTGCGTTAACACGTGAGTTTCCCCATTGTGGGATTAATAAAATCGTATCTCTTATCTTACATGTAACAAAGCTTAAagtagcttttttcttttgccccGTGAATGTGCACATTTTGATCAGCgttagattttatattttaatctgCCACCAGCAGCTTATCACCataagagcagctgctgcagaagagACTTACCTGCAGTTATGTGGAAAAACGTGTTTTATATCGTTCTCGTCATCTGCAGTCAGCCTGAAAGAGTTAAATACGAGGCTGAAATCCAGCACCCTGCACCTCCcctttaaatgctgaaataaagtCACCGTCACCGTCGACTAAAAGTCTCCTCCGCTCGGCCTCCATGCACCTTCATCGTCTGTCCTCTGAACGCGCTCCTCACCTTTGCTCGCTTCTGATTGGTCAATTTTGTTCCCAGCAAAACCTGCTGACGATGGAGCAGATCGTGACGGTGGAAGAGACGCAGATTAAAGACAAGAAATGTATCCTGCTGCGCATCAAAGGAGGCAAGCAGTTTGTGCTGCAGTGTGAGGTACGAACGCAGCGCCGCCTTTACTCTTCAACATCCCATTTGTGAGGTAAAAGACAAACAGCTGATGTGTTTAtttcctgtgtgtgcgtgtgtgcgcgtgtgtgcgtgcgtgcatgtctgcgtgtgtgtgtgtgtgtgtgcagagcgacCCGGAGTTCGTGCAGTGGAAGAAGGAGCTGACCGAAGCGTTCACAGAAGCTCAGAAGCTGCTGCGTCGCGCCCCTAAAGTCATCGGGAAGGGCCGGGCCGGAGTGGTGGAGCTCTCCAAACCTCCCCTCACACACCGCAACAGCAACGGCctgtgaatacacacacacacacacacacacgtatataaatatatatatatatatataaaacacacagatacacacacacctttacacacactgcatcccacctccctcctcctcctcctcatcagccGCAGGACGCTCGCCCCCCCGCAGTGTGTACGgaccacgcacacacacacacacacacacacacacacaaacgacCAATCACGACTTTTTTCGTCTGCCATGGGACGTCGCCAGTTCACCGAGAGGACGACAGAAACATTCGGGAGCATGTGAAGAACCTCTGCATGAATGTGACGAGGACAGACGCCCGGTCCTCTTCCTGtccctgtcctctctctctcccgccGTCCCTCTCTCCACCTCAACGCCGCcgccgctctctctctcttttttggacCCACAGCAGCCGGACGGGCGAAAGGCGCGACCTCTCGGAGGCGGTGCAGAGGAATGTATTTCTGTAAGAATCAAACCGGCTGCTCGGCTGCTTCTCCTCCGTCCGTCGCTCCGCTGCTGAAGTGCTGAAGTGCCAACGCCAACTTTGACCTGAGTCACCGGAGCGCCCTGCAGGGCTGCACGGTGACGACATCGACCCCGGACACacgggggaggaggaggaggaggagcaggaggaggaggaggaggaggtggaggaggtggttGATCATTCCAATTCACAAGGGGACTAAAAACAAAGAGGGGTCAGGGGTCAGCGACAGCGTCGGAGGACTTTGGTGTCTTTTCTTTTGGAGTCAGTGAAGCGAGCGAATCACACCGTAACCCGTCATATCTTTGCTGTTTcaactctgacctttgacctttggttTGGAAGAATTTggaaattttattaatttatttttggttattttttaaaaaaatattgtctttttctctttttttcattgagaCAAATGTGGGCAATTTTATTAAATCTAATTTTGTTGattaattttaagattttaagtaaaaattttggcaatttttgttctttaaaagaaaacatctaagcagtttttttttggcaatttttgaagaaaatctgtaatttttaaaattattttcctcCTCCCAAATCCTTGGACCTGAAGGGAGTTTAGACGAAATATTTTCTCCAAAAATTACACAGCTGTAAGAGCCAAAAACTCtaaaaactttaattaattatttgcaaatttcatgatttttccagcattttatctgatttgatttttttgcggTTCGAACCCTCTGATgagtggttttttttcagtcaaagttCGGAACAAAAACGATACGATAAGTTGAAATGTGATTTGCTCGCCATGTTGACTCCAACAGAAGCGACACCAAAGTCCTCGACCGCGTCACCGACGTCTCGACCTTTTCAGCTTTTCGGTTTCCTCGTCAGCAAACGGGACGTACGAGGACCACAGACTCTTTGCGGACGGGCTCCTGCGCGGTGTACGATACGGCGTCCGAAGACGGGGACGCTCTGAGGAACGAGgcgaaggaggaggaggagggaggagggaggaggaagaggagggagtgACTCTGAGTGTACATAAGAAAcccgttctctctctctctctctctctctctgtgcatcTCAGTGTTTTAGTCCGTGTTTGCATTATCGGGGActtctctgtctgcctgttcGCATTCAGTTCCCGGCTTTacgaggagaagaggaggaggaggagggtctCTGTCCCCCCccgacgggggggggggggggggggggggggggggcggctTTCAATCACTCGCAGCGTTTACCTCAGTCGGACTGTGTCGGTTTGAGGCCTGAAACCTCTTCGAGGGCCGAGCGTCGAGCTCCGTGTCTGTTTGTGCGTCGTCGCGGCGCGGCGTCTTTTTCATCGTCCGGTTTACAGTTTCAGCTGCGTGCGAGCGCAGCCGAGAAGGAAGAGCTGAAGctaattaaaggaaaaatccacCCTGAAATACACCAAACCTTCACAGAGgcattttacatacatttttcattttattcatgaaGGGTtcgtttttttagtttttgcactCATTGCCACATCCTGCCTCACGTGCACGAAGATCTGAGCtgtaaaaaatgagaaaaataagacAGACACTTATTTCACTGTCAGATATCTGTCggttatttttttgattaattgatttattattgggtctaaaaacaacaaaaaatggtaATCAGTGTCTCCCAAAGTCACAGATGACGTcctgaaaatattttcagtgttctGTCTGAAAGGAtgagaaaaatcagaaaatcgTTTGAGgtacaaaattattttgagataaattttaataataaataaagattttccattatttttagaaaatgtctcattatttcaagatactgattcattttgataaataactcattattttgagaaagtatTTGTTATTTCGAGACACTAAATCACTTTTaagtaattaattattttaggaaaatttCTCAGTATTTCGAGAGAAGTAACTTAGTTCTTCAACTTTCTGATAATTTTGAGATGCCAAATCATTTCAGAGTTTCTCATTAAAATaacttgccttttttaaaaaaaaataattttggcagTAATTGGCTTCCGTAGAGGGTCCACAGTTACCTGAAATAAGAAAAACGGCGTCAGCAGTATCCGTTTACCCATTGAAGTGTTTGAGGGTGGAGTTTTCCTCAGAATCTAcgtatgattttatattttttgttcttaaatGTGACACAGTTCAGATGAGGTGAAACGTTTTCAAACGGAGCTTTTTTCGCCGAAGTTTTGACTTCTGAAGGGCAGAAACGCGCACAATCGTGTTGTGGAGCACGCGGCGGAGGAGCGTGAGGAACCGATTCTTCTAGTTGGATACATTGATTAATTTCAGggtttttaatttgacatgcAGTACCGTGTCCTCGTCTGTGATGTCCATGCATTTCCGGAGCTGTGATGTGTGACCTACAGTAGGAAAAAGGGTTGATTTAGGGGTgcattgtgatttatttttatttttttctttctttgtagcCTTTAACCAGTCAGGGGGAGATATTATCGTCTTATAGAGAAATTTTGCCACCTCTCAAggtgtcttttatttttgtaaaccaaaatggtttttattgttttcattgaaATTTATGTATGTTGCACCTTTTTAGCCCGATGTGTTACTTAAATAGTTGTTAAATGTGCCAAATAACTGTCGCTGATTGAGTGGAACCAATGGGAAGCCTCCTTTTTCTGAACTTTTTGAACCCTTCTCGCCACATCAAAAAAACTTTGCGATctttgaagggttaaaaaaaactgtgaccaaacttttctctttttttttgttcttctggAGAAgatttgtgtgtgcgcgctcgCTCTGGCTTTCCACCGCGTTGCCATCGGGGGACTCTCGACACGCCATCCGGCTCTCCGAAACTTTCCTTTCACACCGTGTGTTtgtcatgtgagtgtgtgagcttCATTATCTCTGTACGTTCATGCcgtggacttttttttttctcggtgGTCAAACACTCTGCTCAAACACACGCtcaacacaatttaaaaaggaTGGCATAtaggaaaaaaattcaaagtatatataaatatatgtgtatatgaaaTGACGAAAAATGCTCTAGgtttatttaaaagatttaatgtagaaaacaaaatgtttcgGGGAGGTCGGGGGTTTTGATGTGAGTATAATTGTTTGTGGTGAAGACTTCAGCTCAAATCTTGCACATAAAGACTTTAGATATTGTACCTGCGAGTTCcagatgattatttttgtttgaatacAGGACTCTCTTTGCtctttcatatttattattgcGTGTGTGGggagctctctctctcgctccgtCTCTCCTCCACGTTATGAGCGCTCAGCCGAGAGCTCGCTGTAGAAAAATCCTCCGGTTTACACCCAtcagaaactcttttttttgtttttttttgtttttcatatgccacagacaaacacaaatactaCTGGCTTTGGGTTTATTATTGCCATTAAGGTTATGATAATACTGATATATAATTGATAATATTATTCaatgattattataaatttattttatttcgatgatttttatttttttgtttttcgaGACAGGTAGGAAGTTGCGTGTTGGACTGCTTGTAAAAACAGTTCATGAATAAAAATCCTTTTTCCGTGTTGCTTCCTGTCACGTTTGCTTTGCTTTTGCAGGTGTGTAACTGGACTCATATCTCCGACTTCAAAATCTGAAACTGCtgtctgacttttttgttttttggggactGTTCTTCATCAGAGTACGGAGGTGGCCGCGGTGTGActttgatttgttgttgtttatttgtttgtttttttctttatatctcTCGGCAGCGGCGATAGCTGTGGCCCGAGGcgttatgttttcaggttgtccatctgtcttaTTCCTGTGAacaagatatctcaagaatgtctgaagagaatttcttcaagtttggcacaaacgtccactttataatgaattaattagggtttggtggtcgaaggtcaaggtcacagtcacCTTGCATCTGTCGCATTCTGGTGAATACGATATCTCATGACCG encodes:
- the LOC121960125 gene encoding beta-adrenergic receptor kinase 2-like, whose protein sequence is MPEIRLLDSDQELYKNFPLVISERWQQEVAETVYEAVNSDTDKNEARKRAKNKQLGHEEDYAFGKDCIMHGYMLKLGNPFLTQWQRRYFYLFPNRVEWRGEGESRQNLLTMEQIVTVEETQIKDKKCILLRIKGGKQFVLQCESDPEFVQWKKELTEAFTEAQKLLRRAPKVIGKGRAGVVELSKPPLTHRNSNGL